The following coding sequences lie in one Stenotrophomonas rhizophila genomic window:
- the pgl gene encoding 6-phosphogluconolactonase: MNSLDASDRFTLIRHGDADAWIEAIAAEMAQALNNDIATFGRARMLLSGGTTPAPVYQALAELDVHWDRVEVSLVDERWLSPQDRDSNAWLVRESFLGRADGAHFDPLVRVGKPLPECVYTANLQAQHSQAPCLSVLGMGNDGHTASLFPGSKDLARALESTLPYAALDATGCPGANQWPLRITLTPHGLRHSGQRLLLLRGKQKLEVLKQALESNNPQLYPILNAIDLDGAKLRVHWCD; the protein is encoded by the coding sequence ATGAACAGCCTGGATGCATCCGATCGCTTCACCCTGATCCGCCACGGCGACGCCGATGCCTGGATCGAAGCCATCGCCGCCGAAATGGCGCAGGCGCTGAACAACGATATCGCCACCTTCGGGCGCGCGCGCATGCTGCTGTCCGGCGGCACCACGCCGGCACCGGTGTACCAGGCGCTGGCCGAACTGGACGTGCACTGGGACCGGGTGGAAGTCAGCCTGGTCGATGAGCGCTGGCTGTCGCCGCAGGACCGTGACAGCAACGCCTGGCTGGTGCGCGAGAGTTTCCTCGGTCGCGCCGATGGCGCGCATTTCGACCCGCTGGTGCGGGTCGGCAAGCCGCTGCCGGAGTGCGTGTATACCGCCAACCTGCAGGCCCAGCACAGCCAGGCGCCGTGCCTGAGCGTGCTCGGCATGGGCAACGACGGCCACACCGCGTCGCTGTTCCCCGGTTCCAAGGACCTGGCCCGGGCGCTGGAAAGCACCCTGCCCTACGCCGCCCTGGACGCCACCGGTTGCCCGGGCGCGAACCAGTGGCCGCTGCGCATCACGCTGACCCCGCACGGGCTCAGGCACAGCGGCCAGCGCCTGCTGCTGCTGCGTGGCAAGCAGAAGCTGGAAGTGCTCAAACAGGCGCTGGAAAGCAACAACCCGCAGCTGTATCCCATCCTCAACGCGATCGACCTCGACGGCGCGAAACTGCGCGTCCACTGGTGTGACTGA
- the edd gene encoding phosphogluconate dehydratase yields MSLHPQLHAITQRIVQRSVASRAAYLAGIDASLRDGPFRSRLSCGNLAHGFAACGPTDKSRLRGGVTPNLGIITAYNDMLSAHQPFESYPEILRAVARDMGATAQVAGGVPAMCDGVTQGRGGMELSLFSRDVIAQSTAIGLSHDMFDATVYLGVCDKIVPGLLIGALAFGHLPAIFLPAGPMTPGIPNKQKAEVRERYAAGLASREELLEAEAASYHGAGTCTFYGTANSNQTLLEAMGVQLPGASFVNPDTPLRDALTRRAGERALEICALGDDFRPLGRLIDERAIVNAVVTLMATGGSTNHTIHWIAVARAAGIVLTWDDMDELSQLIPLLARVYPNGEADVNRFAAAGGTAFVFRELMEAGLMHADLQTVAEGGMPQYGQEPALRDGTLAYVDGLRESADADVVRGVADPFEAQGGLRLLRGNLGRSLIKLSAVKPQFRTIEAPAVVVDAPQVLNKLHAAGVLPHDFVAVVRFQGPRANGMPELHSLAPLLGLLQNQGRRVALVTDGRLSGASGKFPAAIHMTPEASRGGPLARVREGDMIRLDGEAGTLELLVDAAEFAARAPAPNTAPAAHDMGRNLFALNRRVVGPADQGAISISCGPATADGDIWNYDAEYDLGRDAAAAEAPHEAKDA; encoded by the coding sequence ATGAGCCTGCATCCCCAACTCCATGCCATCACCCAGCGCATCGTCCAGCGCAGCGTCGCCTCGCGCGCGGCCTACCTGGCCGGGATCGATGCCTCGCTGCGCGATGGGCCGTTCCGTTCGCGCCTGAGCTGCGGCAACCTCGCCCACGGGTTCGCCGCGTGCGGGCCGACCGACAAGTCGCGCCTGCGCGGCGGTGTCACCCCGAACCTGGGCATCATCACCGCCTACAACGACATGCTGTCGGCGCACCAGCCGTTCGAGTCGTATCCGGAGATCCTGCGCGCCGTTGCGCGCGACATGGGCGCCACCGCGCAGGTGGCCGGCGGCGTGCCGGCGATGTGCGACGGCGTCACCCAGGGCCGTGGCGGCATGGAGCTGTCGCTGTTCTCGCGCGATGTGATCGCGCAGTCCACGGCGATCGGCCTCAGCCACGACATGTTCGACGCCACCGTGTACCTCGGGGTGTGCGACAAGATCGTGCCGGGCCTGTTGATCGGCGCGCTGGCGTTCGGCCACCTGCCGGCGATCTTCCTGCCGGCCGGTCCGATGACGCCGGGCATTCCGAACAAGCAGAAGGCCGAAGTGCGCGAGCGCTATGCCGCCGGGCTGGCCAGCCGCGAGGAACTGCTGGAAGCCGAAGCGGCGTCGTACCACGGTGCAGGCACCTGCACGTTCTACGGCACCGCCAACTCCAACCAGACGTTGCTGGAAGCGATGGGCGTGCAGCTGCCGGGCGCGTCGTTCGTCAATCCCGATACGCCGCTGCGCGATGCATTGACGCGCCGCGCCGGCGAGCGTGCGCTGGAGATCTGCGCGCTGGGGGACGATTTCCGTCCGCTCGGCCGGCTTATCGACGAGCGTGCGATCGTCAATGCGGTGGTGACGTTGATGGCCACGGGCGGCTCGACCAACCACACCATCCACTGGATCGCGGTGGCACGGGCGGCCGGTATCGTGCTGACCTGGGACGACATGGACGAGCTGTCGCAGCTGATTCCGCTGCTGGCGCGGGTGTATCCGAACGGTGAGGCCGACGTGAACCGCTTCGCGGCCGCCGGCGGTACGGCGTTCGTGTTCCGCGAGCTGATGGAAGCCGGGCTGATGCATGCCGACCTGCAGACGGTGGCCGAAGGCGGGATGCCGCAGTACGGGCAGGAGCCGGCGCTGCGTGATGGCACGCTGGCGTACGTCGACGGGCTGCGCGAGAGCGCGGATGCGGACGTGGTGCGCGGTGTGGCCGATCCGTTCGAGGCCCAGGGTGGGCTGCGGCTGCTGCGCGGCAATCTGGGGCGTTCGTTGATCAAGCTGTCGGCGGTGAAGCCGCAGTTCCGTACGATCGAGGCGCCGGCGGTGGTGGTGGATGCGCCGCAGGTGTTGAACAAGCTGCATGCCGCCGGTGTGCTGCCGCACGATTTCGTGGCGGTGGTGCGTTTCCAGGGGCCGCGCGCGAACGGGATGCCGGAGCTGCATTCGCTGGCGCCGTTGCTGGGGCTGCTGCAGAACCAGGGGCGGCGTGTGGCGCTGGTGACCGATGGTCGTCTGTCGGGCGCGTCGGGCAAGTTCCCGGCGGCGATCCACATGACGCCGGAAGCGTCGCGCGGCGGGCCGCTGGCACGGGTGCGCGAGGGCGACATGATCCGTCTGGATGGCGAGGCGGGGACGCTGGAGTTGCTGGTGGACGCGGCGGAGTTCGCGGCGCGCGCGCCGGCACCGAACACGGCACCGGCGGCGCACGACATGGGGCGCAATCTGTTCGCGCTGAACCGGCGCGTGGTCGGTCCGGCCGACCAGGGCGCGATTTCGATTTCGTGCGGGCCGGCAACGGCCGACGGCGATATCTGGAATTACGACGCCGAGTACGACCTGGGGCGTGATGCGGCGGCGGCGGAAGCGCCGCATGAGGCCAAGGACGCCTGA
- a CDS encoding bifunctional 4-hydroxy-2-oxoglutarate aldolase/2-dehydro-3-deoxy-phosphogluconate aldolase, which yields MSIEQHQKRAAELLQAAGILPVVTVHTLDQARAVSAALLEGGLPAIELTLRTPVAMEALAMLKRELPDVVVGAGTVLTVAQMQQSIDAGADFLVTPGTPAHMADALAQAALPVVPGAASPTEMLALYARGFRVCKLFPASAVGGLAMIKGLAGPIPDLKLCPTGGITEDTAAEYLEQKNVVCIGGSWMVPGSWIEHGQWDKVRDSAAQAAKIVARVRAH from the coding sequence ATGAGCATCGAGCAACATCAGAAGCGCGCAGCCGAGCTGCTGCAGGCAGCCGGCATTCTGCCGGTGGTGACCGTGCATACGCTCGACCAGGCCCGTGCGGTCAGTGCGGCGTTGCTGGAAGGTGGGTTGCCGGCGATCGAGTTGACCCTGCGTACGCCGGTGGCGATGGAAGCGCTGGCGATGCTGAAGCGTGAGCTGCCCGATGTGGTGGTGGGTGCCGGTACGGTGCTGACCGTGGCGCAGATGCAGCAGTCGATCGATGCGGGCGCGGATTTCCTGGTGACGCCGGGTACGCCGGCGCACATGGCCGATGCGTTGGCGCAGGCGGCACTGCCGGTGGTGCCGGGTGCGGCGTCGCCGACCGAGATGCTGGCGCTGTATGCGCGGGGCTTCCGGGTGTGCAAGCTGTTCCCGGCTTCGGCGGTGGGTGGGCTGGCGATGATCAAGGGCCTGGCCGGGCCGATTCCGGACCTGAAGCTGTGCCCGACCGGTGGCATCACCGAGGACACCGCGGCCGAGTACCTGGAGCAGAAGAACGTGGTCTGCATCGGCGGCTCGTGGATGGTGCCGGGCAGCTGGATCGAGCACGGGCAGTGGGACAAGGTGCGCGACAGCGCGGCGCAGGCGGCGAAGATCGTGGCGCGGGTTCGCGCGCACTGA
- a CDS encoding response regulator — protein MTIRVYLVDDHALVRTGMKMILSNETDIEVVGEADSGEDALPDIRQLRPDVVLCDLHLPGVSGMEVTERVVRGDHGTRVVIVSVLEDGPMPKRLLEAGASGYIGKGCDAQELLRAVRDAALGRRYLGSSIAQNLALSNVEGTQSPFDALSPRELEVALLLTQGLRQEDIAKRLSLSAKTVNTHKARLFEKMGIHDNIALARMASQYGLVDPARPM, from the coding sequence ATGACGATTCGAGTGTATCTGGTGGACGATCATGCGCTGGTGCGAACCGGCATGAAGATGATCCTGTCCAACGAGACCGATATCGAGGTAGTCGGTGAAGCGGACTCCGGCGAAGATGCGTTGCCTGACATCCGTCAGCTGCGACCGGACGTGGTGCTGTGCGACCTGCACCTGCCGGGCGTCAGTGGTATGGAAGTCACCGAACGGGTGGTGCGTGGCGACCACGGCACCCGCGTGGTGATTGTCTCGGTGCTCGAAGACGGTCCGATGCCCAAGCGCCTGCTCGAAGCCGGTGCCTCCGGCTATATCGGCAAGGGCTGCGATGCACAGGAACTGCTGCGTGCCGTGCGCGACGCCGCGCTGGGCCGGCGTTACCTGGGCAGCAGCATCGCGCAGAACCTGGCGCTGTCCAACGTCGAAGGCACCCAGTCGCCGTTCGACGCCCTGTCCCCGCGCGAACTGGAAGTGGCCTTGCTGCTCACCCAGGGCCTGCGCCAGGAAGACATCGCCAAGCGCTTGAGCCTGAGTGCCAAAACCGTCAACACGCACAAGGCGCGCCTGTTCGAGAAAATGGGCATCCACGACAACATCGCGCTGGCCCGCATGGCCAGCCAGTACGGTCTGGTGGATCCGGCACGGCCGATGTAA
- a CDS encoding phosphatase PAP2 family protein yields MSAASDKPDVMAGQEPVAGFRHWMAHNAWRFVLLFAGVLLPLAGFVALADEVHEFESFHFDAPLLWKMHGLHSPGLDQFFTLLSKLGYEWFLIPADVLIVVALLWRKRWREASFVAISFVGSALLNLGSKQFFQRDRPSLWESIAPESTFSFPSGHAMGSMTLAVTVALLAWNTRWRWPVLVLAPGFSVLVSVSRVYLGVHYPSDILAGWCAALVWVVGCFLVMFRRRHPWRHRPLAGSSAAKADRDGV; encoded by the coding sequence ATGTCCGCAGCGTCGGATAAGCCCGACGTAATGGCCGGCCAGGAGCCGGTCGCGGGGTTCCGCCATTGGATGGCGCACAACGCGTGGCGGTTCGTCCTGCTGTTCGCCGGCGTGTTGCTGCCGCTGGCCGGCTTCGTCGCACTGGCCGACGAGGTGCACGAATTTGAATCGTTCCACTTCGATGCGCCGCTGCTGTGGAAGATGCACGGCCTGCATTCGCCGGGGCTGGATCAGTTCTTCACGCTGCTCTCCAAGCTGGGCTACGAGTGGTTCCTGATCCCGGCCGATGTGCTCATCGTGGTGGCGCTGCTGTGGCGCAAGCGCTGGCGCGAGGCCAGTTTCGTGGCCATCAGCTTCGTGGGCTCGGCCTTGTTGAACCTGGGCAGCAAGCAGTTCTTCCAGCGCGACCGGCCCAGCCTGTGGGAATCGATCGCCCCGGAAAGCACGTTCAGCTTTCCCAGCGGGCACGCGATGGGCTCGATGACCCTGGCGGTCACGGTGGCCCTGCTGGCCTGGAACACCCGCTGGCGCTGGCCGGTGCTGGTGCTGGCACCCGGGTTCAGCGTGCTGGTCAGCGTGTCCCGGGTGTATCTGGGGGTCCACTATCCGTCGGACATCCTGGCCGGTTGGTGTGCCGCCCTGGTTTGGGTGGTAGGGTGCTTCCTGGTCATGTTCAGGCGCCGGCATCCCTGGCGCCACCGACCGCTCGCCGGGTCCTCGGCCGCAAAGGCCGATCGCGACGGGGTATAG
- the ispG gene encoding flavodoxin-dependent (E)-4-hydroxy-3-methylbut-2-enyl-diphosphate synthase yields MHDAVTQPTQPSDTTVWARRQTQAVRIGGVVVGGGSPVVVQSMTNTDTADIAASVKQVAELWRAGSEMVRLTVNNPESAAAIPRIVEKLQMMGIDVPLIGDFHYNGHQLLTQEPACAEALAKYRINPGNVGFGKKKDTQFAQLIEFAIRYGKPVRIGANWGSLDQSLAARLMDENSQRATPWDAGRVLREALIRSALDSAHTAVELGLPRDRIVLSAKVSGVQELIAVYRDLAQRSDFALHLGLTEAGIGSKGIVASSAALAVLLQEGIGDTIRISLTPEPGQSRTAEVIVAQELLQTTGQRAFTPLVTACPGCGRTTSEFFQELAKVVQNHVREKMPVWKISHPGAENMTLAVMGCIVNGPGESRHANIGISLPGTGETPAAPVFVDGEKAVTLRGDHIAQDFVALIDDYVERKYVRSVG; encoded by the coding sequence ATGCATGACGCCGTGACCCAACCGACCCAACCGTCCGACACCACCGTGTGGGCCCGCCGCCAGACCCAGGCCGTCCGCATCGGCGGCGTGGTCGTGGGCGGGGGCAGCCCCGTGGTGGTGCAGTCGATGACCAACACCGACACCGCCGACATCGCCGCCAGCGTCAAGCAGGTGGCCGAACTGTGGCGGGCCGGGTCGGAGATGGTGCGGCTGACGGTCAACAACCCCGAGTCGGCCGCGGCCATCCCGCGGATCGTGGAAAAGCTGCAGATGATGGGCATCGACGTGCCCCTGATCGGCGACTTCCACTACAACGGCCACCAGCTGCTGACCCAGGAGCCGGCCTGCGCCGAAGCCCTGGCCAAGTACCGGATCAATCCGGGCAACGTCGGGTTCGGCAAGAAGAAAGACACCCAGTTCGCGCAGCTGATCGAGTTTGCGATCCGCTACGGCAAGCCGGTCCGCATCGGCGCCAACTGGGGCTCGCTGGACCAGTCGCTGGCCGCGCGCCTGATGGACGAGAACAGCCAGCGCGCCACCCCGTGGGATGCCGGCCGGGTGCTGCGCGAGGCGCTGATCCGTTCGGCGCTGGATTCGGCGCATACCGCGGTCGAACTGGGCCTGCCGCGCGATCGCATCGTGCTGTCGGCCAAGGTCAGCGGCGTGCAGGAACTGATCGCGGTCTACCGTGACCTGGCGCAGCGCTCGGATTTCGCGTTGCACCTGGGCCTCACCGAAGCCGGCATCGGCAGCAAGGGCATCGTGGCCTCCTCGGCGGCGCTGGCCGTGCTGCTGCAGGAAGGCATCGGCGACACCATCCGCATTTCGCTCACCCCCGAGCCGGGCCAGTCGCGCACCGCCGAGGTGATCGTGGCCCAGGAACTGCTGCAGACCACCGGCCAACGCGCCTTCACCCCGCTGGTCACCGCCTGCCCGGGCTGCGGCCGCACCACCTCCGAGTTCTTCCAGGAGCTGGCCAAGGTGGTGCAGAACCACGTGCGCGAGAAGATGCCGGTCTGGAAAATCAGCCACCCGGGTGCGGAGAACATGACCCTGGCGGTGATGGGCTGCATCGTCAACGGGCCGGGCGAGTCGCGCCATGCCAACATCGGCATTTCGCTGCCGGGTACCGGTGAAACCCCGGCCGCGCCGGTGTTCGTCGATGGCGAGAAGGCCGTGACCCTGCGTGGCGACCACATCGCCCAGGATTTCGTGGCGCTGATCGACGATTACGTTGAGCGAAAGTATGTCCGCAGCGTCGGATAA
- a CDS encoding ATP-binding protein, with protein sequence MTGTDAPFLRTLCSLRWLAVAGQAATILVATSVLGLELPQLPLWAGVAALTLFNLYAQLRVNDADTAPVTAFGHILVDVSVLTWMVGWSGGIGNPFGSLFLILIALAALALPLRWTLAVAATCLIGYAVSGIFGLPLPAGYFTAMQMHQWGVVCNFLLSATVVLVFATRLAIALRHREHELALLRERFVRNEGIVALATHAASVAHELNTPLATMTLLADDIADQTNSSEVRDDVDTLRELLVQCRERVLALARPAAGDAPGRDTVTLPQVLEQWRLVRPTITLKRNDDAPLKLPLDPGIGHLLMVLLNNAADAGEKAERPQVDLTLRIEGDTLIGEVRDYGHGFDARQAVLPGTLFNSGKAQGMGVGLALSHATIERLDGELWMRPANGAGTRVGFRLPLTSSETSA encoded by the coding sequence ATGACCGGCACCGACGCCCCCTTCCTCCGAACCCTGTGCAGCCTGCGCTGGCTGGCCGTGGCCGGCCAGGCCGCCACGATCCTGGTGGCCACCTCGGTGCTGGGGCTGGAACTGCCGCAGCTGCCGCTGTGGGCGGGGGTGGCCGCGCTGACCCTGTTCAACCTGTACGCGCAGCTGCGCGTGAACGACGCCGACACCGCGCCGGTGACCGCGTTCGGCCACATCCTGGTGGACGTCAGCGTGCTCACCTGGATGGTGGGCTGGAGCGGTGGCATCGGCAATCCGTTCGGCTCGCTGTTCCTGATCCTGATCGCCCTGGCCGCGCTCGCCCTGCCCCTGCGCTGGACCCTGGCGGTGGCCGCCACCTGCCTGATCGGCTATGCGGTCAGCGGCATCTTCGGGCTGCCTTTGCCGGCCGGCTACTTCACCGCCATGCAGATGCACCAGTGGGGCGTGGTCTGCAACTTCCTGTTGTCGGCCACGGTGGTGCTGGTGTTCGCCACCCGCCTGGCGATCGCCCTGCGCCACCGCGAGCATGAGCTGGCCCTGCTGCGCGAGCGCTTCGTGCGCAACGAAGGCATCGTGGCCCTGGCCACCCATGCCGCGTCGGTGGCCCATGAACTCAACACGCCGCTGGCGACCATGACCCTGCTGGCCGACGACATCGCCGACCAGACCAACAGCAGCGAAGTGCGCGATGACGTGGATACGCTGCGCGAGCTGCTGGTGCAGTGCCGCGAGCGGGTGCTGGCGCTGGCCCGGCCGGCCGCCGGCGATGCGCCCGGGCGCGACACGGTGACCCTGCCGCAGGTGCTGGAACAGTGGCGGCTGGTGCGCCCGACCATCACCCTCAAGCGCAACGACGACGCACCGCTGAAACTGCCGCTGGACCCGGGCATTGGCCACCTGCTGATGGTGCTGCTCAACAACGCCGCCGACGCCGGCGAGAAGGCCGAGCGCCCGCAGGTGGACCTGACGTTGCGGATTGAAGGGGACACCCTGATCGGCGAAGTGCGCGACTACGGCCACGGCTTCGATGCCCGCCAGGCGGTTCTGCCCGGCACCCTGTTCAACAGCGGCAAGGCGCAGGGCATGGGCGTGGGCCTGGCGCTGTCGCACGCCACCATTGAACGCCTGGACGGCGAACTGTGGATGCGCCCGGCCAACGGCGCCGGCACCCGCGTCGGCTTCCGCCTGCCTTTGACGTCTTCGGAGACTTCCGCATGA
- a CDS encoding response regulator transcription factor: MNIPTLPAASHGLLVDDDELYLRTLQRSLGRKGLETVTASDIASALLLARQNPPAYALIDLKLGSESGLSLIQPLRALREDMRILLVTGYASIATAVEAIKLGADDYLPKPATVPMILRALGEEDDGPADDGDLEPPDAMTPISRLQWEHIQQAMHETGGNVSAAARLLGMHRRSLQRKLAKRPSPERDPSR; the protein is encoded by the coding sequence ATGAACATTCCCACCCTGCCCGCTGCCAGCCATGGCCTGCTGGTCGACGACGACGAGCTGTACCTGCGCACCCTGCAGCGCAGCCTGGGCCGCAAAGGCCTGGAAACGGTGACCGCCAGCGACATTGCCTCGGCGCTGTTGCTGGCCCGGCAGAACCCGCCGGCGTATGCGCTGATCGACCTGAAGCTGGGCTCCGAATCCGGCCTGTCGCTGATCCAGCCGCTGCGCGCCCTGCGCGAAGACATGCGGATCCTGCTGGTCACCGGCTACGCCAGCATCGCCACCGCGGTGGAGGCGATCAAGCTGGGGGCCGACGACTACCTGCCCAAACCGGCCACGGTGCCGATGATCCTGCGTGCACTGGGCGAAGAAGACGATGGCCCGGCCGACGATGGCGACCTGGAGCCGCCAGACGCGATGACCCCGATCAGCCGGCTGCAGTGGGAACACATCCAGCAGGCCATGCACGAAACCGGCGGCAACGTATCGGCCGCCGCGCGCCTGCTCGGCATGCACCGCCGCTCGCTGCAGCGCAAGCTGGCCAAGCGGCCGAGTCCGGAACGCGACCCGAGCCGGTAA
- the pgi gene encoding glucose-6-phosphate isomerase, producing MTQHNGFDPLHSHAQRLRGASIPSLIAAEPGRAQSLGLRVGPLYVNFARQKYDRAALDALLQLAAERDVAGGFQRLFRGETVNLTEGRAALHTALRGDLSGAPVAGEAFATAAQVRAQMGDLIAALEKTNVTDIVSVGIGGSDLGPRLVADALRPVSGARFRVHFVSNVDGAAMQRTLATLDPATTAGVLISKTFGTQETLLNGQILHDWLGGSERLYAVSANPERAAKAFSIAAGRVLPMWDWVGGRYSLWSAVGFPIALAIGFERFEQLLAGAAQMDEHALTAPLEQNLPVLHALTDIWNRNLLGHATHAVMTYDQRLALLPAYLQQLVMESLGKRVQLDGSPVASDTVPVWWGGAGTDVQHSFFQALHQGTSVIPADFIGCVRNDDPYVVNHQALMANLLAQTEALANGQGSDDPHRAYPGGRPSTLILLDALTPQSLGALIAMYEHAVYVQSIIWNINAFDQFGVELGKQLASQLLPALQGEAHAITDPVTLELLGRLTA from the coding sequence ATGACACAGCACAACGGATTCGACCCGCTCCACTCCCATGCCCAGCGCCTGCGTGGCGCAAGCATCCCTTCGTTGATCGCCGCCGAACCGGGCCGCGCACAATCGCTGGGGCTGCGGGTCGGTCCGTTGTACGTCAATTTCGCGCGGCAGAAGTACGACCGCGCGGCCTTGGACGCACTGCTGCAGCTGGCCGCCGAGCGCGATGTCGCCGGCGGCTTCCAGCGCCTGTTCCGCGGTGAAACGGTTAACCTGACCGAAGGCCGCGCAGCGCTGCATACCGCATTGCGGGGCGACCTCAGCGGCGCACCGGTGGCCGGCGAAGCCTTCGCCACTGCCGCCCAGGTCCGCGCGCAGATGGGCGACCTGATCGCCGCGCTGGAAAAGACCAACGTCACCGACATCGTCAGTGTCGGCATCGGTGGCTCGGACCTCGGCCCGCGCCTGGTTGCCGATGCGTTGCGCCCGGTCAGTGGCGCGCGCTTCCGCGTGCATTTCGTTTCCAACGTGGACGGCGCCGCCATGCAGCGCACGCTGGCCACGCTGGACCCGGCCACCACCGCCGGCGTCCTGATTTCCAAGACCTTCGGTACCCAGGAAACCCTGCTCAACGGGCAGATCCTGCATGACTGGCTGGGCGGCAGCGAGCGCCTGTACGCGGTCAGCGCCAACCCGGAGCGGGCGGCCAAGGCCTTCTCGATCGCCGCCGGCCGCGTGCTGCCGATGTGGGATTGGGTGGGCGGGCGCTACTCGCTGTGGTCGGCGGTCGGGTTCCCGATCGCGCTGGCGATCGGTTTCGAGCGCTTCGAACAGCTGCTGGCCGGTGCCGCGCAGATGGACGAACACGCGCTCACCGCGCCGCTCGAACAGAACCTGCCGGTCCTGCATGCCCTGACCGATATCTGGAACCGCAACCTGCTCGGCCATGCCACGCATGCGGTGATGACCTACGACCAGCGCCTGGCGCTGTTGCCGGCCTACCTGCAGCAGCTGGTGATGGAAAGCCTGGGCAAGCGCGTGCAGCTCGATGGCAGCCCGGTTGCCAGCGACACCGTGCCGGTGTGGTGGGGCGGGGCAGGCACCGATGTGCAGCACAGCTTCTTCCAGGCACTGCACCAGGGCACCAGCGTGATTCCGGCCGATTTCATCGGCTGCGTGCGCAACGATGACCCGTACGTGGTCAACCACCAGGCGCTGATGGCCAACCTGCTGGCACAGACCGAAGCGCTGGCCAACGGCCAGGGCAGCGACGACCCGCACCGTGCGTATCCCGGTGGCCGCCCGAGCACGCTGATCCTGCTCGACGCGCTCACCCCGCAGTCGCTTGGCGCGCTGATCGCCATGTACGAACACGCTGTGTACGTGCAGTCGATCATCTGGAACATCAACGCCTTCGACCAGTTCGGCGTGGAGCTGGGCAAGCAGCTGGCCAGCCAGTTGCTGCCGGCGTTGCAGGGTGAAGCGCATGCGATCACCGACCCGGTGACGCTGGAGCTGCTGGGCCGCCTGACGGCCTGA
- the panD gene encoding aspartate 1-decarboxylase, translating into MHLSLLKTKIHRATVTHSELNYEGSIAIDDNLLQATGIREFEQVHIWDVTNGARFSTYAIRAEAGSGVVSLNGGAARHVQVGDIIIIAAFASMSEEEADSFKPKLVYVDGKNQISHTNDSIPTQAA; encoded by the coding sequence ATGCATCTGTCCCTGCTCAAGACCAAGATCCACCGCGCCACCGTCACCCACTCCGAGCTGAACTACGAAGGTTCCATCGCCATCGATGACAACCTGCTGCAGGCCACCGGCATCCGTGAGTTCGAACAGGTGCACATCTGGGACGTCACCAACGGTGCGCGTTTCTCCACCTATGCCATCCGTGCCGAAGCCGGCAGTGGCGTGGTGTCGCTCAACGGCGGCGCGGCGCGCCACGTGCAGGTCGGCGACATCATCATCATCGCGGCGTTCGCCAGCATGAGCGAAGAAGAAGCTGACAGCTTCAAGCCGAAGTTGGTATATGTGGACGGCAAGAACCAGATCTCCCACACCAACGACAGCATCCCGACCCAGGCCGCATGA
- the panC gene encoding pantoate--beta-alanine ligase, protein MIETVTELSRLRAVVNGWKREGLRVALVPTMGNLHAGHYSLVTLARQYADRVVSSVFVNPTQFGPNEDFTRYPRTPEADTSGLEQAGCDVLWLPTVESMYPFGIELAASVNVPGISGLLEGAHRPGHFDGVCTVVSRLFNQVQPDVAAFGKKDYQQLAVIRQMVEDLAFPIQVVGGDIVRETDGLAMSSRNQYLNAEQRPVSTTIHQVLLGMREGFIAGKTRSLIEAEATAALQAAGFQVDYAVVRKPDLSEPADANDGTRVALIAARIGNTRLIDNLEF, encoded by the coding sequence ATGATCGAAACCGTCACCGAACTGTCCCGCCTGCGCGCCGTCGTCAACGGCTGGAAGCGTGAGGGCCTGCGCGTCGCGCTGGTCCCCACCATGGGCAACCTGCATGCGGGCCACTACTCGCTGGTCACGCTGGCCCGGCAGTACGCCGACCGCGTGGTCTCCAGTGTCTTCGTCAATCCGACCCAGTTCGGCCCCAACGAAGACTTCACCCGCTACCCGCGCACCCCGGAAGCCGACACCTCCGGGTTGGAGCAGGCCGGCTGCGACGTGTTGTGGCTGCCGACCGTCGAATCGATGTACCCGTTCGGCATCGAACTGGCCGCCAGCGTCAACGTGCCGGGCATCAGTGGCCTGCTGGAAGGCGCCCACCGCCCGGGCCATTTCGATGGCGTGTGCACGGTGGTCTCGCGCCTGTTCAACCAGGTGCAGCCGGACGTGGCCGCCTTCGGCAAAAAGGACTACCAGCAGCTGGCGGTGATCCGCCAGATGGTGGAAGACCTGGCCTTCCCGATCCAGGTGGTGGGCGGGGACATCGTGCGTGAAACCGACGGCCTGGCGATGAGCTCGCGCAACCAGTACCTCAACGCCGAGCAGCGCCCGGTCTCGACCACCATCCACCAGGTGCTGCTGGGCATGCGCGAAGGCTTCATCGCCGGCAAGACCCGCAGCCTGATCGAAGCCGAGGCCACCGCCGCCCTGCAGGCCGCCGGGTTCCAGGTGGACTATGCGGTGGTGCGCAAGCCGGACCTGTCCGAGCCGGCCGACGCCAATGACGGCACCCGCGTGGCCCTGATCGCCGCGCGCATCGGCAACACCCGGTTGATCGACAACCTGGAGTTCTGA